A genome region from Brevibacillus laterosporus includes the following:
- a CDS encoding AAA family ATPase, whose translation MVNAIQKINDLRDYLSYKFVEREEIVEGILLAILAKQHVLLVGPPGTAKSNLVSELAKHITGGNYFQWLLSRFSTPEELFGPVSLQGLEKGIYKRNTLNKLPESHIAFIDEIFKSNSAILNAMLTLINERIFYNDGQPITSPLMTVVGASNEYPEDGENLEALFDRFLLRYHVDYIGEDNHFISMLKGISPKSPMPLSINEITELQLYTAMVNIPNSVLEVLLQIRNKLKDEGIRPSDRRFKQSLNIIRANAFLKQRNTVEYSDLAVLSHSLWETVDQSEKVKVIVKEFCTDKLKFQLDQYFNDANEQFEIVRKQQTAESALEATKKMKDILHSISLLKPQYPARVNECEEVEKKVKIALSKVAEAAIGI comes from the coding sequence ATAGTGAATGCCATCCAAAAAATTAATGACTTAAGAGATTATCTTTCTTATAAATTTGTAGAAAGAGAGGAAATTGTTGAAGGTATACTATTAGCAATACTTGCGAAACAACACGTTTTACTTGTTGGCCCTCCTGGTACTGCAAAGTCTAATCTAGTTTCTGAACTAGCCAAACATATTACAGGAGGCAACTACTTTCAGTGGTTGCTTTCTCGTTTCAGTACGCCAGAGGAATTGTTTGGACCAGTATCACTTCAAGGGTTAGAAAAAGGAATCTATAAGCGAAATACACTAAATAAATTGCCTGAGAGTCATATAGCTTTTATTGATGAGATTTTTAAAAGTAATTCAGCCATCTTAAACGCTATGCTAACTCTTATTAATGAGCGTATCTTCTATAACGATGGGCAGCCAATCACTTCTCCTCTTATGACTGTCGTTGGAGCAAGTAATGAATATCCTGAAGACGGAGAAAACTTAGAGGCACTTTTTGATCGCTTTCTTTTGAGGTATCACGTCGACTACATCGGAGAAGACAATCATTTTATCAGTATGCTAAAAGGAATATCTCCTAAGTCACCAATGCCCCTATCAATAAATGAAATTACAGAACTTCAGCTCTATACTGCCATGGTAAATATTCCAAATTCTGTTCTGGAAGTTTTATTACAAATAAGAAATAAGCTCAAAGATGAAGGTATCAGACCCTCAGATAGACGCTTTAAACAATCCCTTAACATCATTCGTGCTAATGCCTTCCTTAAACAAAGAAACACCGTTGAATACTCAGATTTGGCGGTTTTATCTCATTCCTTATGGGAAACTGTTGACCAATCGGAAAAAGTTAAAGTCATAGTTAAAGAATTTTGTACAGACAAACTTAAATTTCAATTAGATCAATATTTCAACGATGCTAACGAACAGTTTGAAATCGTGAGAAAACAACAAACAGCTGAATCGGCTCTAGAAGCCACAAAAAAAATGAAAGACATTCTACATTCAATTTCTCTATTAAAACCTCAATATCCAGCTCGAGTTAATGAATGCGAAGAAGTAGAGAAAAAAGTAAAAATAGCTCTTTCAAAAGTGGCTGAAGCTGCCATTGGAATTTAG
- a CDS encoding VWA domain-containing protein, producing the protein MYKSVLNTDSYDKRRFKEIFQMSNKMKILETAGANYLPSFLSLMGDIWAGLFKLTPVLADKVDPSLLINQEIIQRVFQEESFESFRSYSRLDDLTSAIGTINFSEQSIRWFEEKVDIDTKQALEQASNNQKQIIDLENKIKKISEKGQEQLQPDDHETLKDLKAAMSEKDNQVKNLIEQALMGLQNTASMKSYVEMAINETHDLKNEVSSLFSGSQAGKQDSDLKTIPLKDQLLLAELLKKNKKLRDIALWAGRFKSIARKKQRSKHTDSFERSGITTGNSLELILPSELALYLNSASKVDFMKRFAEGEVLQYAVNGKESLGKGPIILCLDESGSMKTLDEQAKGFVLSLLMIAKKQRRDFALIKFSKKIQTNIYKKGKITAHELITLATSFLGGGTNFELPLEKSLQILDKDRFSKSDIIFVTDGEDNLSESFITSFNEKKKEKDFQVLSILLKNNNTQTIQSFSDEIILASDIYDEAVMKRAFSI; encoded by the coding sequence ATGTACAAATCTGTTTTAAACACTGATAGTTATGACAAAAGAAGATTTAAAGAGATCTTTCAGATGTCGAATAAAATGAAAATTTTAGAGACCGCAGGGGCAAATTATTTGCCCTCTTTTTTATCCCTAATGGGGGACATATGGGCAGGATTATTTAAGTTAACTCCTGTCCTTGCAGATAAAGTTGACCCTTCCCTCTTAATCAACCAAGAAATAATTCAAAGAGTCTTTCAAGAAGAATCATTCGAATCCTTCCGTTCGTATTCTAGACTTGATGATCTTACCTCTGCCATTGGAACAATTAACTTTAGTGAACAATCCATAAGATGGTTTGAAGAAAAGGTAGATATCGATACAAAACAGGCATTAGAACAAGCCTCTAATAATCAGAAGCAAATAATAGATTTAGAAAATAAAATTAAAAAAATCTCAGAAAAAGGCCAAGAGCAATTACAGCCAGACGATCATGAGACTTTAAAAGACCTCAAAGCAGCGATGTCAGAGAAAGATAATCAGGTAAAAAACCTTATCGAACAAGCACTAATGGGATTACAGAATACTGCTTCCATGAAATCCTACGTGGAGATGGCCATAAATGAAACTCATGATCTCAAAAATGAAGTAAGTTCTTTATTCAGTGGTTCACAAGCTGGCAAGCAAGATTCAGATTTAAAAACAATTCCATTAAAGGATCAATTGTTGCTTGCAGAGCTACTCAAAAAAAATAAAAAACTTAGGGATATTGCTCTTTGGGCAGGTAGATTTAAAAGTATTGCCAGAAAGAAGCAACGTTCTAAGCATACTGACTCATTTGAACGATCGGGGATTACCACTGGGAATAGTCTTGAGCTAATTTTACCTTCTGAACTAGCTTTATATCTCAATTCAGCTTCTAAAGTTGATTTTATGAAGCGTTTTGCTGAAGGAGAGGTCTTACAATACGCTGTAAATGGAAAAGAATCGTTAGGAAAGGGACCAATTATTCTTTGCTTAGATGAGTCTGGTTCTATGAAAACTCTTGACGAACAAGCTAAGGGATTTGTGCTGTCCCTATTGATGATTGCAAAAAAGCAAAGAAGAGATTTTGCACTCATTAAATTTTCCAAAAAAATTCAAACCAATATTTATAAAAAGGGAAAAATTACTGCCCATGAATTAATCACTTTAGCGACTTCTTTTCTGGGCGGTGGTACAAATTTTGAATTACCACTAGAAAAGTCATTGCAGATTCTTGATAAAGATCGATTCTCCAAATCAGACATAATTTTTGTAACTGATGGTGAAGATAACCTGTCGGAATCATTCATCACGTCATTTAATGAAAAGAAAAAAGAGAAAGACTTTCAAGTTTTATCTATCTTGTTGAAAAATAATAACACACAAACCATTCAATCTTTTTCAGATGAGATCATTTTAGCTTCAGACATTTATGATGAAGCAGTCATGAAAAGGGCTTTTAGCATTTGA